In Nocardioides faecalis, the following proteins share a genomic window:
- the narI gene encoding respiratory nitrate reductase subunit gamma encodes MDTFLWIIVPYICLAVFVLGHVWRYRYDKFGWTTRSSQLYEDRLLRLGSPLFHFGMLGVVGGHIIGLLVPRSWTEAIGINDHAYHYIAVVGGLLAGIATVVGMVILIYRRRTVGPVFSATTTMDKVMYAFLAAAILLGMWNTIAGSIFTLGGDYNYREGVSVWYRSFLAFQPDASLMGRAPIGFQLHALVAFALFALWPFTRLVHVFSAPLGYVTRPYIVYRSREDGMGTRPPRRGWERVGR; translated from the coding sequence GTGGACACGTTCTTGTGGATCATCGTCCCGTACATCTGTCTCGCCGTCTTCGTGCTCGGCCACGTCTGGCGCTACCGCTACGACAAGTTCGGCTGGACCACCCGCTCCTCCCAGCTCTACGAGGACCGGCTGCTGCGGCTGGGCTCCCCGCTGTTCCACTTCGGGATGCTGGGCGTGGTCGGGGGCCACATCATCGGGCTGCTCGTCCCGCGGTCGTGGACCGAGGCCATCGGCATCAACGACCACGCCTACCACTACATCGCCGTGGTGGGCGGCCTGCTGGCCGGCATCGCGACGGTCGTGGGGATGGTCATCCTGATCTACCGCCGGCGCACGGTCGGACCGGTCTTCTCCGCCACCACCACGATGGACAAGGTGATGTACGCCTTCCTCGCCGCCGCGATCCTGCTGGGGATGTGGAACACCATCGCGGGATCGATCTTCACCCTCGGCGGGGACTACAACTACCGCGAGGGGGTGTCGGTCTGGTACCGCTCCTTCCTCGCCTTCCAGCCCGACGCGAGCCTGATGGGCCGCGCCCCGATCGGGTTCCAGCTGCACGCCCTGGTCGCCTTCGCGCTCTTCGCGCTGTGGCCCTTCACCCGTCTGGTGCACGTCTTCAGCGCACCGCTCGGCTACGTGACACGGCCCTATATCGTCTACCGCAGCCGCGAAGACGGCATGGGCACCCGGCCCCCGCGCCGCGGTTGGGAGCGGGTCGGGCGATGA
- a CDS encoding cupin domain-containing protein, translating to MDSTSLTTLAAAQLEKAREASSGRASVTVYGGQEHRLRQTLIALREGERLGEHDAPEEATLQVLQGEVALHAGTDTWRGGAGDHLVIPPQRHDLEALSDAAVLLTVAT from the coding sequence ATGGACAGCACGTCGTTGACCACGCTCGCGGCCGCGCAGCTCGAGAAGGCACGTGAGGCGTCCAGCGGCCGTGCCTCGGTCACGGTGTACGGCGGGCAGGAGCACCGGCTGCGCCAGACCCTGATCGCGTTGCGCGAGGGCGAGCGGCTCGGCGAGCACGACGCCCCGGAGGAGGCGACGCTCCAGGTCCTGCAGGGAGAGGTGGCGCTCCACGCCGGCACCGACACCTGGCGCGGAGGTGCGGGGGACCACCTGGTGATCCCGCCCCAACGCCACGACCTCGAGGCGCTCAGTGACGCGGCGGTGCTGCTCACCGTGGCCACCTGA
- a CDS encoding carboxypeptidase regulatory-like domain-containing protein: MRARKFLLAGAVTAMAVGLSAAPVMTPVAHATTEGSFNVLVRSTESGDALSGAKVQLYSASTGAAVQAAATTDGDGQATIAGLSDGRYTAKVSGTGYFEEYTRVATIGDGSEYTYEYVYLDPITPVQTAKLRGKVTVDGTEGRYPTIYLYPGTATQQQVDNWEVDYVYASGQRNGLWGRVLAAGSYKVRACSEDADYNRSGCAWVGGATADSATVITVAANQTKVVPDLDIVTGAPAASSRVTGKVIGAGGAGIVGVRVYLYGPDATDIWDYVSSTSTDSLGVYSFRDDDVPAGSYRLRFDDSRGEYVGEFHNDVPLSVDDPATWEDDSYLIPAGAGTVTVPATGAVTANASLAKAPVPPATSGLSGRLVNDAGSGVAGYVEIYDARGSHTFSVSTRRDGTFSVPADQLAPGGYRLWAEGDGVVGSWNGGAPVQAKAPLVTVPVVGVANIGALRLQRYGAIGGTVALTANAAGDLASSRVVVYDADGEEYSSWSTDSNGSYTADELAPGTYYVRAEGSRSSLFDHDVELPYIPQYWAGRYTLSSATPVVVRPGATTARINFTLSNRLSAVTAPSITGSPTLGKVLTARAGTWTRAKDVVFTYQWKRGGKVVGTGAAYKVAKADQGASLTVTVTATDRRGSYVTGAAVSKAVKVAKPPKKKVKKKAKKKTKKKAKKAKKK; the protein is encoded by the coding sequence ATGCGCGCACGGAAGTTCCTGCTGGCGGGGGCGGTGACGGCGATGGCCGTCGGCCTCTCCGCGGCCCCGGTGATGACACCGGTGGCACACGCGACGACCGAGGGCAGCTTCAACGTCCTCGTCCGCAGCACCGAGTCGGGCGACGCGTTGAGCGGCGCCAAGGTCCAGCTCTACAGCGCCAGCACCGGTGCGGCGGTCCAGGCCGCCGCGACCACCGACGGTGACGGACAGGCCACCATCGCCGGTCTCTCCGACGGCCGGTACACCGCGAAGGTGTCCGGCACGGGCTACTTCGAGGAGTACACCCGCGTCGCGACCATCGGCGACGGCTCCGAGTACACCTACGAGTACGTCTATCTCGACCCGATCACGCCGGTGCAGACCGCCAAGCTCCGCGGCAAGGTCACCGTCGACGGCACCGAGGGCCGCTACCCCACGATCTACCTCTACCCCGGCACGGCCACCCAGCAGCAGGTCGACAACTGGGAGGTCGACTACGTCTACGCCAGCGGACAGCGCAACGGGCTCTGGGGCCGGGTGCTGGCGGCGGGCAGCTACAAGGTCCGCGCCTGCAGCGAGGACGCCGACTACAACCGCTCCGGCTGCGCGTGGGTGGGTGGCGCCACCGCGGACTCCGCCACGGTGATCACGGTGGCGGCCAACCAGACCAAGGTCGTCCCGGACCTGGACATCGTCACCGGTGCACCCGCGGCGAGCAGCCGCGTGACCGGAAAGGTCATCGGTGCCGGCGGTGCCGGCATCGTCGGCGTCCGTGTCTACCTCTACGGTCCCGACGCCACGGACATCTGGGACTACGTCTCGTCCACCTCCACCGACAGCCTGGGCGTCTACTCCTTCCGCGACGACGATGTGCCGGCCGGCAGCTACCGCCTGCGCTTCGACGACTCCCGCGGCGAGTATGTCGGCGAGTTCCACAACGACGTACCCCTGTCCGTCGACGACCCGGCCACCTGGGAAGACGATTCGTACCTGATCCCGGCCGGGGCCGGCACCGTCACGGTTCCGGCGACGGGTGCGGTCACGGCCAACGCCAGCCTCGCCAAGGCGCCCGTCCCGCCCGCGACCTCCGGCCTGTCCGGCCGGCTCGTCAACGACGCGGGCTCCGGGGTCGCCGGCTATGTCGAGATCTACGACGCGCGCGGCAGCCACACCTTCTCCGTGAGCACGCGACGCGACGGCACCTTCAGCGTGCCCGCCGACCAGCTGGCGCCGGGCGGGTACCGGCTGTGGGCCGAGGGCGACGGCGTGGTCGGTTCCTGGAACGGCGGTGCCCCCGTCCAGGCGAAGGCTCCGCTGGTGACGGTCCCGGTGGTCGGTGTGGCGAACATCGGCGCGCTCAGGCTGCAGCGCTACGGCGCGATCGGCGGCACGGTGGCCCTGACGGCCAACGCCGCCGGTGACCTGGCCTCGTCCAGGGTCGTCGTCTACGACGCCGACGGGGAGGAGTACTCCTCGTGGAGCACCGACAGCAACGGCAGCTACACCGCTGACGAGCTGGCGCCGGGCACCTACTACGTGCGTGCCGAGGGCTCGCGCTCCTCGCTGTTCGACCACGACGTCGAGCTGCCCTACATCCCGCAGTACTGGGCAGGTCGGTACACCCTGTCCTCCGCGACCCCGGTCGTGGTGCGCCCCGGTGCCACCACGGCGCGGATCAACTTCACGCTGAGCAACCGGCTCAGCGCGGTCACGGCGCCGAGCATCACGGGCAGCCCGACGCTGGGCAAGGTGCTCACCGCGAGGGCCGGCACGTGGACCCGGGCCAAGGACGTGGTGTTCACCTACCAGTGGAAGCGCGGCGGCAAGGTCGTCGGCACCGGCGCCGCCTACAAGGTGGCCAAGGCCGACCAGGGCGCCAGCCTGACCGTCACGGTCACGGCCACCGACCGTCGGGGCAGCTACGTCACCGGCGCCGCGGTGAGCAAGGCCGTCAAGGTGGCCAAGCCGCCGAAGAAGAAGGTCAAGAAGAAGGCCAAGAAGAAGACGAAGAAGAAGGCCAAGAAGGCGAAGAAGAAGTAG
- a CDS encoding nucleotidyltransferase family protein — MTATGVLLAAGAGTRMGRPKALVRDAAGVPWLENAARVLRAGGCDDVVVVLGAAADQARSLVPGDLGAVDVVVAHDWERGMGASLRTGLARLAGTGAEMALVHLVDLPDVGAEVVARVLAEGGTGGAAALARASYDGSPGHPVLLGRDHWPGVAATALGDRGARDYLAAHGCALVECGDLAGGADVDRPEGGAAPTGDQRTTP, encoded by the coding sequence ATGACGGCGACCGGTGTGCTGCTGGCGGCCGGGGCCGGCACCCGGATGGGGAGGCCCAAGGCGCTGGTGCGCGACGCCGCCGGAGTGCCCTGGCTGGAGAACGCGGCACGGGTGCTGCGGGCGGGCGGCTGCGACGACGTGGTCGTCGTGCTCGGTGCCGCCGCCGATCAGGCACGCTCCCTGGTCCCCGGTGACCTCGGCGCCGTCGACGTCGTCGTCGCCCACGACTGGGAGCGCGGCATGGGCGCCTCGCTGCGCACCGGCCTCGCGCGGCTGGCCGGCACCGGCGCCGAGATGGCGCTGGTGCACCTGGTCGACCTGCCCGACGTCGGCGCCGAGGTCGTCGCCCGGGTCCTCGCCGAGGGCGGGACCGGCGGTGCCGCCGCGCTCGCGCGGGCGTCGTACGACGGCTCACCGGGCCACCCCGTGCTGCTGGGCCGCGACCACTGGCCGGGTGTCGCGGCGACGGCCCTCGGCGACCGCGGGGCGCGCGACTACCTGGCCGCCCACGGCTGCGCGCTGGTGGAGTGCGGCGACCTGGCCGGCGGGGCCGATGTCGACCGGCCCGAGGGTGGCGCGGCGCCAACCGGCGACCAACGCACCACTCCGTAG